In Longimicrobium sp., the sequence CCCCAGGCAGTTTTGGGGGAGGGGCCGCGAGGAACGAGCGGGGGAGGGGGCCCGCCCGCCCCCTACTCCGCCGCCTCCGTCACCAGCGCATGCACCGTGCGCCGCAGCTTCTGCATGCGATTGGGCGCCTCGGTGTTGTACACGCGGTTGGTCAGCAGCACAGCCCAGGTCCCGTGCTCCGGATCCACCCAGAGCGACGTCCCCGTGAAGCCGGTGTGCCCGAACGCGCGGTCGCTCATGGAGCGCCCCACCGGCCCGGTGCCGTTTGCGGACGGCGTCTCCCACCCCAGCGCGCGCGTCCCTTCCTGGCGCACCGCAAAGGTGTCGATGGTCGCCGCGTCCAGCACGCGCACCCCGTCCAGCTCGCCGCCGCTGGCCAGCATCGCCGCGTAGCGCGACAGGTCGCCGGCGGTGCTGAAGAGCCCCGCGTTCCCCGCCACGCCGTCCAGCGCGCGGGCGATGGGATCGTGCACGACGCCGGCGACTGGCCTCCCCTCCGAGCTCCGGTAGGTGGGGGCGCAGCGCTCGCAGTCCTCGCCGGGCGCGTAGCCCGTGGACGCCATCCCCAGCGGCTCCCACACCCGACGCTCCAGCAGGGCGGGGATGGGCTCGCCCGCCGCGCGCTCCAGCGCCGCGAAGAGCACCACGAACCCCACGTCCGAGTACTCCACCTTCTCCCCGGGCGACCGCTCCAGCGGCGTGCGGATCAGCGATGCCAGACGCGCATCGGGCGAGGCGCCGCGCGGAGTGGCGCCCGCGGGGAGGCCGGCGGTGTGGGTCAGCAGGTGGCGCACCGTGACCGCATCCTTGCCGCCACCCGAGAACTCCGGGAGGTAGCGCGAGACGGGCGCATCCAGCTCCAGGAGGCCGTCCTCGTACAGCAGCATCGCCGCCGTCGTGGTGGCGACCACCTTGGTGAGCGAGGCGAGGTCGTACACGGTGCGCTCGGCGTCCACGTGGTCGCCGGCGCCGGTCGTTCCGCCGATGCCCTTCACCAATTCCGCGCGGCTGCCGCGCCCCAGCGCCAGCGCCGCGCCGGGAAACGCGCCGCGGCTCACCTCCGCCTGCACGGCCGCCATCGCGCCCTCCAGCGGCCGGCGCGCGAGCGTGGGGACGAGGTCGTCCGCGCGCACGGTGGGCACGGGAACGGCGTGCGCCGCGGCGACCACCGCCGGCGCGAACACGTGCGGGTGCGTCTCTCCCCACGCGAGCGCGACGGCCGCGGGGGTGGCGCTCGCCATCAGCACGGCGGCCGCGTGGAGCCACTGCCGGGGAATCGAGCTAAGACGTATCTGCATCGTGAGATCCTCCTCGTCGTGCCGAAGGGCCGCCGCCATCACGAATACAAACACTTGATTACAACGCATAGTTCCTCGCCCTCGTCGGTCGGGATGCTGCAGACCCGCCTGCGCCGTTCCCGCCTGCCGCGGCCGCCGGACCCATACGCCACGCCCCGCCTACACAATCAAGGCGGCGGGGCGATGCTAAAACGCAGGATTGACAACGAGATGAGAGAAAGATTAGAGCGTCGGCGGCCCGCCGTAAAAAGCCTCACACAGAGAACACGGAGGGGAACGACAAGCCGCAGAGAACCCCTTTTCCGCTCTTGCCGTCTCCTCTGTGGCTCTGTGTGAGGCCCCGCTGTACCTTCAGTCGATCGGCTTGAGGTTGGCGATGATGGCCGCGCGCTGCGGCTCCAGGAACGGCGGCAGCACCACCTTTTCGCCGAGCGTGGCCGGGTCCTCGTCCACCCCGAAGCCGGGCCCGTCGGTGGCGATCTCGAACAGGATGCCGTTCGGCTCGCGGAAGTACAGGCTGTGGAACCAGAAGCGGTCCACCTCGCCGCTGTTGGCGATGCGCAGCTCGTTCAGGTGCCGCGCCCACGCCTCGTAGTCCGCGTCCGGGATGCGGAAGGCCACGTGGTGCACGCCCCCCGCGCCCCCGCGCGCCACCGGCAGGTCCGGCTGCTCCGCCACGTGGAGCTCCGCGCCCGCTCCACCGGCGCCCATCTCGTACACGTGCACGGTATGCTTCGCGTTCTCCGGGTGCGGATAGGTGCGCACCGGGCGCATGCCGAGCGCGTTCTGCAGCAGCGCGTCCGTCCTCGCCAGCGCCGGGACGCTCAGCACGATCGGCCCCAGCCCGCGGATCTGGTGCTCGGCCGGGACGGGGCTCCGCTCCCACGGATGCGCCTCGCCCGCGCCGCCGTCGTCCACCAGCGACAGGCGCTGCCCTTCGGGGTCCTCGAGGTCCAGCGTCAGACGTCCGTCGCGCTCCACCAGGTCGCCGGAGGTGACGCCCTTTTCGCGCAGGTAGGCGGCCCACCACAGCATCGACTCCGCGCCCGCCACGCGCAGGTGCGTGCGCGCGATGGAGCGCGTGCCGCGCCGCTCGCGCATCACCGGCCAGTCGAAGAAGGTGAGGTCGCTCCCCGGGCTCCCCACCGCGTCCGCGTAGAAGAGGTGGTACGCGCTCACGTCGTCCTGGTTCACGGAGCGCTTCACCAGCCGCATCCCCAGCGTGCGCGTATAGAAGAGGTGGTTCGCGCGGATGTCCGCCGAGACCGCCGTCAGGTGGTGGATGCCAGTCAGCTCCATGCGATCCTCTCGTGATGTGCCCTCATCGGGCGGTGATGTCCGGCCGGCGCCTGCATGAACCCCGCCTGCGCCGCTCACGCCATCCGTGCGCGCCGGATGACCCGGTTGGTACAGTAGTATAAATTATACTACTAAAACTTATGGGTGAACCCGAACCGCACCAGCGCTATCACGCCTCTCTCGCCGCATGCAGGCCCACGCGGCGGAGCAGGTCGGTCGCGGTGGCGCGCTCGGCGGGGTCGAGGACGGAGAAGGCTTCCTCGATCGCGGCGGCGTGCTCGGGGAAGATGCGCTCCACGAAGGCGG encodes:
- a CDS encoding serine hydrolase domain-containing protein; its protein translation is MQIRLSSIPRQWLHAAAVLMASATPAAVALAWGETHPHVFAPAVVAAAHAVPVPTVRADDLVPTLARRPLEGAMAAVQAEVSRGAFPGAALALGRGSRAELVKGIGGTTGAGDHVDAERTVYDLASLTKVVATTTAAMLLYEDGLLELDAPVSRYLPEFSGGGKDAVTVRHLLTHTAGLPAGATPRGASPDARLASLIRTPLERSPGEKVEYSDVGFVVLFAALERAAGEPIPALLERRVWEPLGMASTGYAPGEDCERCAPTYRSSEGRPVAGVVHDPIARALDGVAGNAGLFSTAGDLSRYAAMLASGGELDGVRVLDAATIDTFAVRQEGTRALGWETPSANGTGPVGRSMSDRAFGHTGFTGTSLWVDPEHGTWAVLLTNRVYNTEAPNRMQKLRRTVHALVTEAAE
- a CDS encoding ring-cleaving dioxygenase, with protein sequence MELTGIHHLTAVSADIRANHLFYTRTLGMRLVKRSVNQDDVSAYHLFYADAVGSPGSDLTFFDWPVMRERRGTRSIARTHLRVAGAESMLWWAAYLREKGVTSGDLVERDGRLTLDLEDPEGQRLSLVDDGGAGEAHPWERSPVPAEHQIRGLGPIVLSVPALARTDALLQNALGMRPVRTYPHPENAKHTVHVYEMGAGGAGAELHVAEQPDLPVARGGAGGVHHVAFRIPDADYEAWARHLNELRIANSGEVDRFWFHSLYFREPNGILFEIATDGPGFGVDEDPATLGEKVVLPPFLEPQRAAIIANLKPID